In Xanthomonas sacchari, a genomic segment contains:
- a CDS encoding ComEA family DNA-binding protein, translating into MQSFIVILKSLVVALMLSGSALAADKVNINSAGAEEIDQVLANVGASKAQAIVDYRQAHGPFKSAEELALVKGIGLKTVERNRDRIEVGATKAPAPTAAKQAAAKPVERR; encoded by the coding sequence ATGCAGTCTTTTATCGTGATCCTGAAGTCGCTGGTCGTAGCCCTGATGCTGTCCGGTTCCGCGCTCGCCGCGGACAAGGTCAACATCAACTCCGCTGGAGCGGAGGAAATCGACCAGGTGTTGGCGAATGTAGGAGCCTCCAAGGCTCAGGCGATCGTCGACTACCGGCAGGCGCACGGACCTTTCAAGAGCGCCGAGGAACTGGCACTGGTGAAAGGCATCGGACTCAAGACGGTCGAACGGAACCGCGACCGGATCGAAGTGGGCGCCACGAAGGCACCCGCGCCGACAGCCGCCAAGCAGGCAGCTGCCAAGCCGGTGGAAAGGCGTTAA
- a CDS encoding response regulator transcription factor, translated as MLSDNRWLAKILVADADPALRDRIRDYLACFNLQAHDADSAPHLQAQLAAGHYDAVVLDAGLDGAEGLRLCRHLRDRGDIAIVMMADRAEPVDRVIGLDLGADDFLVRPPDLRELVARLNAVLRRVRAPQPPPAAHGGWQVDAARHQAVAPDGRTIPLSPGELRLMAVFLEQPGEVLTRETLRAALGDGETSASAGSRGIDLQVSRLRQKLGDDPLVPQWIRTVRGKGYVFELQRMGLPATR; from the coding sequence GTGCTCTCGGACAACAGGTGGTTGGCGAAAATCCTGGTAGCGGACGCGGACCCGGCCTTGCGCGACCGGATCCGCGATTACCTGGCCTGCTTCAACCTGCAGGCGCACGACGCCGACAGTGCGCCGCACCTGCAGGCGCAACTGGCGGCCGGGCATTACGACGCGGTGGTGCTCGATGCCGGCCTCGATGGCGCCGAGGGCCTGCGCCTGTGCCGGCACCTGCGCGATCGCGGCGACATCGCCATCGTGATGATGGCCGATCGCGCCGAGCCGGTGGATCGGGTGATCGGGCTCGACCTGGGCGCGGACGACTTCCTGGTGCGGCCGCCCGACCTGCGCGAACTGGTGGCGCGGCTCAACGCGGTGTTGCGCCGGGTGCGGGCGCCGCAGCCGCCGCCGGCGGCGCATGGCGGCTGGCAGGTCGACGCCGCGCGTCACCAGGCGGTGGCGCCGGACGGGCGGACCATTCCGCTGTCGCCCGGCGAACTGCGGCTGATGGCGGTGTTCCTCGAACAGCCCGGCGAGGTGCTTACCCGCGAGACCTTGCGTGCCGCGCTGGGCGACGGCGAGACCAGCGCGTCGGCGGGCAGCCGCGGCATCGATCTGCAGGTGTCGCGGCTGCGCCAGAAGCTCGGCGACGATCCGCTGGTGCCGCAATGGATCCGTACGGTGCGCGGCAAAGGGTATGTGTTCGAACTGCAGCGCATGGGATTGCCGGCCACGCGCTGA
- a CDS encoding DUF885 domain-containing protein, translating to MRQHLLAAALLAALAGCQQQPADAPAASNAPAKAATASDAAADASFAALSKRAVDTWMQLSPVSATQTGDHRYDSELDDLSAAGRQKSLDASKQLLAELDKLDVSKLSRENQVDAAILRNQLQSDIWNSEVAQGWATDPQVYNGLAGGAIYGLMAREFAPLPERLKSATARMEKIPALFAQARANLDPARVSEISAKTVAKQNRGILSIVDSFIVPHVQELPQADAQRLQAAIEGLKKAVAEQQTWLDQTLVPNAKGDFRLGAEKYDQKLKFALNSSLSRADIKQRAEAELKRVRQDMYGIARTVLKDKPGAPALVDAPSDEQQQKAIEAALELAYAQHPARDKVVEAAKASLADATAFVRKKDLVTLPDAPVDIILMPEFQRGVAVAYCDSPGPLDKNLKTFYAVSPIPDDWTAQQADSFLREYNSRMIHLLSIHEGVPGHYVEGWHSAKFPSTLRGVLRSGVFAEGWAVYTERMMQEQGYLDNDPLFHLVQLKFYLRSIANALLDQGVHVDGWSKQQALHLMIHDAFQQQSEAEGKWVRAQLTSAQLPTYFVGVQEHLDLRKAMQDKLGDKFNLKAYHDQVLSYGAPPVRFVRELMLDEPIK from the coding sequence ATGCGCCAGCACCTGCTCGCCGCCGCCCTGCTCGCCGCCCTCGCCGGCTGCCAGCAGCAACCTGCCGACGCGCCCGCCGCCAGCAACGCGCCCGCCAAGGCCGCGACGGCATCCGATGCGGCGGCCGACGCCAGCTTCGCCGCGCTGTCCAAGCGCGCGGTGGACACCTGGATGCAGCTGTCTCCGGTCAGCGCCACCCAGACCGGCGACCACCGCTACGACAGCGAACTGGACGACCTCAGCGCGGCCGGACGGCAGAAGAGCCTGGACGCGAGCAAGCAGTTGCTGGCGGAGCTGGACAAGCTCGACGTGAGCAAGCTCTCGCGCGAGAACCAGGTGGACGCGGCGATCCTGCGCAACCAGTTGCAGTCGGACATCTGGAACAGCGAGGTGGCGCAGGGCTGGGCGACCGATCCGCAGGTCTACAACGGACTGGCCGGCGGCGCGATCTACGGGCTGATGGCGCGCGAGTTCGCGCCGCTGCCGGAGCGGCTGAAATCGGCCACCGCGCGCATGGAGAAGATCCCGGCGCTGTTCGCGCAGGCGCGCGCCAACCTGGACCCGGCGCGCGTGTCGGAGATCAGCGCCAAGACCGTGGCCAAGCAGAACCGCGGCATCCTCAGCATCGTCGACAGCTTCATCGTCCCGCATGTCCAGGAACTGCCGCAGGCCGACGCGCAGCGTCTGCAGGCGGCGATCGAGGGCCTGAAGAAGGCCGTGGCCGAGCAGCAGACCTGGCTGGACCAGACCCTGGTGCCCAACGCCAAGGGCGACTTCCGCCTGGGCGCGGAAAAGTACGACCAGAAGCTGAAGTTCGCGCTCAACTCCTCGCTGTCGCGCGCCGACATCAAGCAGCGCGCCGAAGCCGAACTCAAGCGCGTGCGCCAGGACATGTACGGCATCGCCCGCACCGTGCTCAAGGACAAGCCCGGCGCGCCGGCCCTGGTCGATGCGCCCAGCGACGAACAGCAGCAGAAGGCGATCGAAGCGGCGCTGGAGCTGGCCTACGCGCAGCATCCGGCGCGCGACAAGGTGGTCGAGGCCGCCAAGGCCTCGCTGGCCGACGCCACCGCCTTCGTGCGCAAGAAGGACCTGGTGACCCTGCCCGACGCGCCGGTGGACATCATCCTGATGCCCGAATTCCAGCGCGGCGTGGCGGTGGCGTACTGCGACTCGCCCGGCCCGCTCGACAAGAACCTGAAGACCTTCTACGCGGTGTCGCCGATCCCCGACGACTGGACCGCGCAGCAGGCCGACTCGTTCCTGCGCGAATACAACAGCCGCATGATCCATCTGCTGAGCATCCACGAGGGCGTGCCCGGGCATTACGTGGAAGGCTGGCACTCGGCCAAGTTCCCCTCCACGCTGCGCGGCGTGCTGCGCTCGGGCGTGTTCGCCGAGGGCTGGGCGGTGTACACCGAACGGATGATGCAGGAGCAGGGCTACCTGGACAACGATCCGCTGTTCCACCTGGTGCAACTGAAGTTCTACCTGCGCAGCATCGCCAATGCGCTGCTCGACCAGGGCGTGCACGTGGACGGCTGGAGCAAGCAACAGGCGCTGCACCTGATGATCCACGACGCCTTCCAGCAGCAGAGCGAGGCCGAGGGCAAGTGGGTGCGCGCGCAGCTGACCTCGGCGCAGTTGCCGACCTACTTCGTCGGCGTGCAGGAGCACCTGGACCTGCGCAAGGCGATGCAGGACAAGCTCGGCGACAAGTTCAACCTCAAGGCCTACCACGACCAGGTGCTGTCCTACGGCGCGCCGCCGGTGCGGTTCGTGCGCGAGCTGATGCTGGACGAGCCGATCAAGTAG
- a CDS encoding Lrp/AsnC family transcriptional regulator → MKITASDDALLSLLREDARASTAQIARRLGLSRTTVQSRIERLEREGVICGYTVRTRDDYEQGHIRAHILITVLPKKMTSVVKALREIDAVRVLHSVSGSFDLIALGVVPGVNDMDELTDRIGALDGVERTTSSIILSTKFER, encoded by the coding sequence ATGAAGATCACCGCCTCCGACGACGCCCTGCTGTCGCTGCTGCGCGAGGACGCGCGCGCCTCCACCGCGCAGATCGCCCGCCGCCTCGGCCTGTCGCGCACCACCGTGCAGAGCCGGATCGAGCGCCTGGAGCGCGAGGGCGTGATCTGCGGCTACACCGTGCGCACCCGCGACGACTACGAGCAGGGCCATATCCGCGCGCATATCCTGATCACCGTGCTGCCGAAGAAGATGACCTCGGTGGTCAAGGCGCTGCGCGAGATCGACGCGGTGCGCGTGCTGCATTCGGTCAGCGGCTCCTTCGACCTGATCGCGCTGGGCGTGGTGCCGGGGGTCAACGACATGGACGAACTGACCGATCGCATCGGCGCGCTGGACGGGGTGGAGCGCACGACCTCGTCGATCATTCTGTCCACCAAGTTCGAGCGTTGA
- a CDS encoding HutD/Ves family protein, whose product MDWCTLPARVIPANAYRRERWRNGLGWTREILRLPAAGEDWLMRLSIAEIEQDAVFSAFPGIDRELVLLRGNGVRLRFDDGEEQVLQEPCARLRFAGERPLRGELLDGPTHDFNLMWRRDRLRTQLLHRPLVGPMLFFAEPGVAWAVHLLAGQAQFDAASGLPPLAAGDSAWLSADARRRFALSGGGALLAMRIEAVPTPAD is encoded by the coding sequence ATGGACTGGTGCACGCTGCCCGCGCGGGTGATTCCCGCCAACGCGTATCGCCGCGAACGCTGGCGCAACGGCCTGGGCTGGACCCGGGAGATCCTGCGCTTGCCGGCCGCTGGCGAGGATTGGCTGATGCGCCTGTCCATCGCCGAGATCGAGCAGGACGCCGTCTTCTCCGCCTTCCCTGGTATCGACCGCGAACTGGTCCTGCTGCGCGGCAACGGCGTGCGCCTGCGTTTCGACGACGGCGAGGAGCAGGTGCTGCAGGAGCCTTGCGCGCGCCTGCGCTTTGCCGGCGAGCGGCCGCTGCGCGGCGAGTTGCTGGACGGGCCGACCCACGATTTCAACCTCATGTGGCGACGCGACCGGCTGCGCACGCAACTGCTGCACCGGCCGCTGGTCGGGCCGATGCTGTTCTTCGCCGAACCCGGCGTCGCCTGGGCCGTTCATCTTCTGGCAGGGCAAGCGCAGTTCGATGCGGCCAGCGGACTGCCGCCATTGGCGGCTGGCGACAGTGCCTGGCTGTCCGCCGACGCCAGGCGCCGCTTTGCTTTGAGCGGGGGTGGAGCGCTGCTGGCGATGCGCATCGAGGCCGTGCCGACGCCCGCGGACTGA
- a CDS encoding catecholate siderophore receptor Fiu: MTSSIKRRKHPVTRQAAAPTLTTAMLLGGLSLLSSAHAATADQPTTLDQVDVQAQRAKRYLVEVPDSPKFTQPLIDTPQTLNIIGKDLFNEQGATTLTEALRNSPGVGTFYVGENGNTSTGDAIYMRGFDSSSSIFVDGLRDLGSISRDVFNIEQIEVEKGPAGTDNGRSAPTGAINLVTKQAHLDDATSATLSGGDHGQRRATADWNQSLGASSALRINAMGQDSDAIGRDHVANKRWGLASSLAFGLGTDTRYLLDLLYVKQDNVPDGGVPTIGLPGYSSPDPTRPWLGAAARVDSANFYGTRADHDDVTAKMATFRIEHDVSDAVKLTNTARWGRNEQDYLLFAFMPNAANLRTPNPADPTTWTVARSLPTFKDQQYTLLADQLNLRVDFATGAVRHNLSTGVEVSREELRSWGHNLVDRAAWLAANPANLYAPDWNTTPLRSARNGARSHGTTTTYSAYAFDTLKFGDSFLVTAGVRADHYKTDFDSLVCSSATSTAAPCTTVVGLDTDIADTLFSWKLGAVYKANEDVSVYANFATSQQPPGGSTLELSASANNANNPRFDPQKARTAEVGTKWNFLDDALFATLALFRTDVNNEIVQGSDGLYYQSGEKRVQGIELSAVGKLTERWSLSSGYTKLDARVRQGTTVSQDGSQDLAYTPDSAFTAWSTYTLPFGLTIGGGVRYSGEMKRGRDGAVGTPAFVKSYTVWDAVLSYPVNDHVALRLNAYNLFDKDYVSAINKSGFRYTPGAPRSVLLTAEVRF, from the coding sequence ATGACCTCCTCGATCAAGCGCCGCAAACATCCCGTGACCCGCCAGGCCGCGGCACCGACCCTCACCACCGCCATGCTGCTCGGCGGCCTGAGCCTGCTCTCCTCCGCGCACGCCGCGACGGCCGACCAGCCCACCACCCTCGACCAGGTCGACGTACAGGCCCAGCGCGCCAAGCGCTACCTGGTGGAAGTGCCGGATTCGCCGAAGTTCACCCAGCCGCTGATCGACACCCCGCAGACCCTCAACATCATCGGCAAGGACCTGTTCAACGAGCAGGGCGCGACCACCCTGACCGAGGCGCTGCGCAACAGCCCGGGGGTCGGCACGTTCTATGTCGGCGAGAACGGCAACACCAGCACCGGCGACGCGATCTACATGCGCGGCTTCGACAGCTCCAGCAGCATCTTCGTCGATGGGCTGCGCGACCTCGGCTCGATCTCCCGCGACGTGTTCAATATCGAACAGATCGAGGTCGAGAAAGGCCCGGCCGGCACCGACAACGGCCGCAGCGCGCCGACCGGCGCGATCAACCTGGTGACCAAGCAGGCGCACCTGGACGACGCCACCAGCGCCACGCTGTCCGGCGGCGACCACGGCCAGCGTCGCGCGACCGCGGACTGGAACCAGAGCCTGGGCGCCAGCAGCGCGCTGCGCATCAACGCGATGGGCCAGGACAGCGACGCCATCGGCCGCGACCATGTCGCCAACAAGCGCTGGGGCCTGGCCTCGTCGCTGGCCTTCGGCCTGGGCACCGACACGCGCTACCTGCTCGACCTGCTGTACGTGAAGCAGGACAACGTGCCCGACGGCGGCGTGCCGACCATCGGCCTGCCCGGCTACAGCTCGCCGGATCCCACGCGGCCGTGGCTCGGCGCCGCCGCACGCGTGGACAGCGCCAACTTCTACGGCACCCGCGCCGACCACGACGACGTGACCGCGAAGATGGCCACCTTCCGCATCGAACACGACGTGTCCGACGCGGTCAAGCTGACCAACACCGCGCGCTGGGGCCGCAACGAACAGGATTACCTGCTGTTCGCGTTCATGCCCAACGCCGCCAACCTGCGCACGCCGAATCCGGCCGATCCGACGACCTGGACGGTGGCGCGCAGCCTGCCGACCTTCAAGGACCAGCAGTACACCCTGCTCGCCGACCAGTTGAACCTGCGCGTGGACTTCGCCACCGGCGCGGTGCGGCACAACCTCAGCACCGGCGTGGAAGTCTCGCGCGAGGAGCTGCGCAGCTGGGGGCACAATCTCGTCGACCGTGCCGCGTGGCTGGCGGCCAATCCGGCCAACCTGTACGCGCCGGACTGGAACACCACGCCGCTACGCAGCGCACGCAACGGCGCGCGCAGCCACGGCACCACCACCACCTACTCGGCCTATGCCTTCGACACGCTGAAGTTCGGCGACAGTTTCCTGGTCACCGCCGGGGTGCGCGCGGACCACTACAAGACCGACTTCGACAGCCTGGTATGCAGTTCGGCCACCTCCACCGCCGCGCCCTGCACCACCGTGGTCGGCCTGGACACCGACATCGCCGACACGCTGTTCAGCTGGAAACTCGGCGCGGTCTACAAGGCCAACGAGGACGTCAGCGTCTACGCCAACTTCGCCACCTCGCAGCAGCCGCCCGGCGGCAGCACGCTGGAACTGAGCGCGTCGGCCAACAACGCCAACAACCCGCGTTTCGATCCGCAGAAGGCCAGGACCGCCGAGGTCGGCACGAAGTGGAACTTCCTCGACGATGCGCTGTTCGCGACCCTGGCGCTGTTCCGCACCGACGTGAACAACGAGATCGTGCAGGGCAGCGACGGGCTGTACTACCAGAGCGGCGAGAAGCGCGTGCAGGGCATCGAACTGTCGGCGGTCGGCAAGCTGACCGAGCGCTGGTCGCTGTCCAGCGGCTACACCAAGCTGGATGCGCGGGTGCGGCAAGGCACCACGGTCTCGCAGGACGGCAGCCAGGACCTGGCCTACACCCCGGACAGCGCGTTCACCGCCTGGAGCACCTACACCCTGCCGTTCGGGCTGACCATCGGCGGTGGCGTGCGCTATTCGGGCGAGATGAAGCGCGGCCGCGACGGCGCGGTCGGCACCCCGGCGTTCGTGAAGTCGTACACGGTGTGGGACGCGGTGCTGAGCTACCCGGTCAACGACCATGTGGCGCTGCGTCTGAACGCCTACAACCTGTTCGACAAGGATTACGTCTCCGCCATCAACAAGAGCGGCTTCCGCTACACGCCCGGCGCGCCGCGCTCGGTGCTGCTGACCGCCGAAGTCCGGTTCTGA
- a CDS encoding FAD:protein FMN transferase — MGTRWSAKLVPRRDHDLPALRDAIQAQLDLVVAQMSTWDAQSDLSRYNRADAGTWHALPAALDTVLRCALEVAQRSGGAFDPSIGAVVGLWGFGAEAGPQRVPDAVALQRARAAGDWRRLRVDGAGRWPQPGGLRLDLSAIAKGYGVDLAVAALRAHGVESALVEVGGDLYGYGRKPDGHAWRVLIEATPEAQVPADAAPRALAVDGLAVATSGDRWHHFDQDGRRYGHLLDPRSGQPIAATLAAVTVAAADTMRADAWATALGVLGVDAGLACAERESLAVRFVLRHGGGMQERHSSAFAALADA, encoded by the coding sequence ATGGGCACGCGCTGGAGCGCCAAGCTGGTGCCGCGGCGCGACCACGACCTGCCGGCGCTGCGGGATGCGATCCAGGCCCAGCTCGATCTGGTCGTCGCGCAGATGAGCACCTGGGATGCGCAGTCGGACCTGAGCCGCTACAACCGGGCCGACGCCGGCACCTGGCACGCGTTGCCCGCCGCGCTGGACACGGTGCTGCGCTGTGCGTTGGAAGTGGCGCAGCGCAGCGGCGGCGCCTTCGACCCCAGCATTGGCGCCGTGGTCGGCCTGTGGGGGTTCGGCGCCGAGGCCGGACCGCAGCGCGTGCCCGACGCGGTCGCACTGCAACGGGCCCGCGCCGCCGGCGACTGGCGCCGGCTGCGCGTCGACGGCGCCGGCCGCTGGCCGCAGCCCGGCGGCTTGCGCCTGGATCTGTCGGCGATCGCCAAGGGCTACGGCGTCGACCTGGCGGTGGCGGCGCTACGCGCGCACGGCGTGGAGAGCGCGCTGGTGGAGGTCGGCGGCGATCTGTATGGCTACGGTCGCAAGCCGGACGGGCACGCGTGGCGGGTGCTGATCGAGGCAACTCCGGAAGCGCAGGTGCCTGCCGATGCAGCGCCGCGCGCGCTCGCAGTCGACGGCCTCGCGGTGGCGACCTCCGGCGACCGCTGGCACCACTTCGACCAGGACGGCCGGCGCTACGGCCACCTGCTGGATCCACGCAGCGGCCAGCCGATCGCGGCGACGCTGGCCGCGGTCACCGTGGCGGCCGCCGACACCATGCGCGCCGATGCCTGGGCCACCGCGCTCGGCGTGCTTGGCGTCGACGCCGGGCTGGCCTGCGCCGAGCGCGAATCGCTGGCGGTGCGCTTCGTGCTGCGCCACGGCGGCGGCATGCAGGAACGGCACAGCAGCGCCTTCGCGGCGTTGGCGGACGCCTGA
- the queA gene encoding tRNA preQ1(34) S-adenosylmethionine ribosyltransferase-isomerase QueA, translating into MKKSDFHYDLPEELIAQAPLAERSASRLLLVPPAPAPFDDRHVRDLPELLRAGDLLIFNDTRVIPARLFGQKRTGGRVEILIERLLGGQRARAQLGVSKSPKAGARIALDAGGEAEVLGRDGEFYRLQFHVDGALEHWLQQAGRLPLPPYIRREPGLDDRERYQTVFAREAGAVAAPTAGLHFDAPLLQALQQRGVEVGHVTLHVGAGTFQPVRVEALEQHQMHREWLNVGASLVEQVRRTRAAGGRVIAVGTTVVRALESASKDGELHPFAGETQIFILPGYRIRSVDAMVTNFHLPESTLLMMVSAFAGRERIFAAYRHAIAQRYRFFSYGDAMLLWSSETPAGHAG; encoded by the coding sequence TTGAAGAAGTCCGATTTCCACTACGACCTGCCCGAGGAACTGATCGCGCAGGCGCCGTTGGCCGAGCGCTCGGCCAGCCGGCTGCTGCTGGTGCCGCCGGCGCCGGCACCCTTCGATGACCGCCACGTCCGCGATCTGCCGGAGTTGCTGCGTGCCGGCGATCTGCTGATCTTCAACGACACGCGGGTGATTCCGGCGCGGCTGTTCGGGCAGAAGCGCACCGGCGGTCGGGTCGAGATCCTGATCGAGCGGCTGCTCGGCGGCCAGCGCGCGCGGGCGCAGTTGGGCGTGAGCAAGTCGCCCAAGGCCGGGGCGCGCATCGCCCTGGACGCCGGCGGCGAGGCCGAGGTGCTGGGCCGCGATGGCGAGTTCTACCGGTTGCAGTTCCATGTGGACGGCGCGCTGGAGCACTGGCTGCAGCAGGCCGGGCGGTTGCCGTTGCCGCCGTACATCCGCCGCGAGCCTGGGCTGGACGACCGCGAGCGCTACCAGACCGTGTTCGCGCGCGAGGCCGGCGCGGTCGCCGCGCCGACCGCCGGACTGCATTTCGATGCGCCGTTGCTGCAGGCGCTGCAGCAGCGCGGCGTCGAGGTCGGGCATGTGACCCTGCACGTCGGCGCCGGCACCTTCCAGCCGGTGCGGGTGGAGGCGCTGGAACAGCACCAGATGCACCGCGAGTGGCTCAACGTCGGCGCCAGCCTGGTCGAGCAGGTGCGGCGCACGCGCGCGGCCGGCGGCCGCGTGATCGCGGTCGGGACCACGGTAGTGCGCGCGCTGGAAAGCGCGTCCAAGGACGGCGAACTGCATCCGTTCGCCGGCGAGACGCAGATCTTCATCCTGCCCGGCTACCGCATCCGCAGCGTTGACGCGATGGTGACCAATTTCCATCTGCCGGAAAGCACGCTGCTGATGATGGTCTCGGCCTTCGCCGGCCGCGAACGCATCTTCGCCGCCTATCGCCACGCCATCGCCCAGCGCTACCGCTTCTTCAGCTATGGCGATGCGATGCTGCTGTGGAGCAGCGAGACCCCGGCAGGCCACGCGGGGTGA
- a CDS encoding Fe2+-dependent dioxygenase, with protein sequence MLLHIPDILTADEVAQFRQALASADWVDGRETVGAQGAQVKRNLQLADASALKQELGQAVLSALARSPLYFAAALPLRTIPPRFNRYAGGGSYGLHVDGAVMTQAATAAQPALTVRSDLSCTLFLSAPEEYDGGELLIHDTYGEHEVKLPAGDLILYPSSSLHRVAPVTRGARLASFFWVQSLVRDAARRQTLFDLDTAIQALTASGADAAALLRLTNVYHNLLRDWSET encoded by the coding sequence ATGCTGCTGCACATTCCCGACATCCTCACGGCCGATGAGGTCGCGCAGTTCCGCCAGGCGCTGGCCTCGGCCGACTGGGTGGACGGCCGCGAGACCGTCGGCGCGCAAGGCGCGCAGGTCAAGCGCAACCTGCAACTGGCCGACGCGTCCGCGCTGAAGCAGGAACTCGGCCAGGCGGTGCTGAGCGCGCTGGCGCGCAGCCCGCTGTACTTCGCCGCGGCGCTGCCGCTGCGCACCATCCCGCCCCGCTTCAACCGCTACGCCGGCGGCGGCAGCTACGGCCTGCACGTCGATGGCGCGGTGATGACCCAGGCGGCCACGGCCGCGCAACCGGCGCTGACCGTGCGCAGCGACCTGTCCTGCACCCTGTTCCTGAGCGCGCCGGAGGAGTACGACGGCGGCGAGTTGCTGATCCACGACACCTACGGCGAGCACGAGGTCAAGTTGCCGGCGGGCGACCTGATCCTGTATCCGTCCAGCAGCCTGCACCGGGTGGCGCCGGTGACCCGCGGTGCGCGGCTGGCTTCGTTCTTCTGGGTGCAGAGCCTGGTGCGCGATGCCGCCCGGCGGCAGACCCTGTTCGACCTGGACACCGCGATCCAGGCGCTGACCGCCAGCGGCGCCGACGCGGCGGCGCTGCTGCGCCTGACCAACGTCTACCACAACCTGCTGCGCGACTGGTCGGAGACCTGA
- a CDS encoding aminotransferase class III-fold pyridoxal phosphate-dependent enzyme, whose amino-acid sequence MTVLGPLAPLRAHAGDRLTHGLDDASIERLAASHPALRAAIDAAGEDYARIAAEFGELLELDEAEQIRHLQAGFVNFYADDAVTPYVALSARGPWVVTLKGAVLYDAGGYGMLGFGHTPEAVLEAMARPQVMANVMTPNLSQLRFERALRAEIGHRRGGCPYARFMCLNSGSEAVGLAARIVDINAKLQTDPGARHAGAKIKRLVVKGSFHGRTDRPGMYSDSSRKTYLQHLASYRGEDSLIAIAPYDVEALRRAFAEAEQHGWFIEAVFLEPVMGEGDPGRALPPAFYAAARELTRNHGSLLLVDSIQAGLRAHGVLSVVDYPGFEQLDPPDLETYSKALNAAQYPLSVLAVTEHAAQVYRKGTYGNTMTSNPRALDVATATLAQLTPQVRANIRERGAEAVQKLEKLKAELGGAITQVQGTGLLFSCALAPQYKCYGAGSTEEWLRQHGVNVIHGGENSLRFTPHFAMDSEELDLLVGLIGRALREGPRLAQAAAA is encoded by the coding sequence ATGACCGTACTCGGCCCGCTCGCCCCGCTCCGTGCCCACGCCGGCGACCGCCTGACCCATGGCCTGGACGACGCCAGCATCGAGCGCCTGGCGGCCTCGCATCCGGCGCTGCGCGCCGCGATCGACGCGGCGGGCGAAGACTATGCACGCATCGCTGCCGAATTCGGCGAGTTGCTGGAACTGGACGAAGCCGAACAGATCCGCCACCTGCAGGCCGGCTTCGTCAATTTCTACGCCGACGACGCGGTCACCCCCTACGTGGCGCTGAGCGCGCGCGGCCCGTGGGTGGTCACGCTGAAGGGCGCCGTGCTGTACGACGCCGGCGGCTACGGCATGCTCGGCTTCGGCCACACCCCGGAGGCGGTGCTGGAGGCGATGGCGCGGCCGCAGGTGATGGCCAACGTGATGACCCCCAACCTGTCGCAGTTGCGCTTCGAGCGCGCGCTGCGCGCGGAGATCGGCCACCGCCGCGGCGGCTGTCCGTATGCACGCTTCATGTGCCTCAACTCCGGTTCCGAAGCGGTGGGCCTGGCCGCGCGCATCGTCGACATCAACGCCAAGCTGCAGACCGACCCGGGCGCGCGCCACGCCGGCGCCAAGATCAAGCGGCTGGTGGTCAAGGGCAGCTTCCACGGCCGCACCGACCGGCCGGGCATGTACTCCGACTCCAGCCGCAAGACCTATCTGCAGCACCTGGCCAGCTACCGCGGCGAGGATTCGCTGATCGCCATCGCGCCCTACGACGTGGAGGCGCTGCGCCGCGCCTTCGCCGAGGCCGAGCAGCACGGCTGGTTCATCGAAGCGGTATTCCTGGAGCCGGTGATGGGCGAAGGCGACCCCGGCCGCGCGCTGCCGCCGGCGTTCTACGCCGCCGCGCGCGAACTGACCCGCAACCACGGCAGCCTGCTGCTGGTCGACTCGATCCAGGCCGGCCTGCGCGCGCACGGCGTGCTCTCGGTGGTGGACTATCCCGGCTTCGAGCAACTGGACCCGCCGGACCTGGAAACCTACTCCAAGGCGCTCAACGCCGCACAGTACCCGCTGTCGGTGCTGGCGGTGACCGAGCACGCGGCGCAGGTGTACCGCAAGGGCACCTACGGCAACACCATGACCAGCAACCCGCGCGCGCTGGACGTGGCCACCGCCACCCTGGCGCAGCTGACCCCGCAGGTGCGCGCCAACATCCGCGAGCGCGGCGCCGAGGCGGTGCAGAAGCTGGAAAAGCTCAAGGCCGAGCTCGGCGGCGCCATCACCCAGGTGCAGGGCACCGGCCTGCTGTTCTCCTGCGCGCTGGCCCCGCAGTACAAGTGCTACGGCGCCGGTTCGACCGAGGAGTGGCTGCGCCAGCACGGCGTCAACGTGATCCACGGCGGCGAGAACTCGCTGCGCTTCACCCCGCACTTCGCGATGGACAGCGAAGAGCTGGACCTGCTGGTCGGGCTGATCGGCCGCGCCCTGCGCGAAGGCCCACGCTTGGCGCAGGCCGCGGCGGCCTGA